CCTTGTCTTAAGGCAATGGTGCTGCACTGTAGTACAAAGTCTTCTCCTTTCCAAATTAgagtaaatgttgcatttcatttggaaatcaaggtcccgcAGACTGGAGAAGAACTGAATTAGAAGAGAATTCAAAGTTGCTGAAAGTTTAGTTTGAAGTTGACACAGTCAGTGCCATGTCACCAGCTCACATCGAGTCATTGTGTTTTATCAAGTGCAAAATCAACAAAGGTGTCTACCTGGACATTttggagcacttcatgcttcgcTCTATTGACGAGGCTTActgagatgctgatttcatctAACAGTTGCTTTAATGAAAATGGTAGGACATCAGCTTTGATTTCTCCCCGCACTTAGCTGACCTAAAGGAGAATCTTGAGAGGAAGACGAGAGATCCCAGACACAACAATGCACGCGAGCTATTTATTATCTATTATCTAACTATTAATAAAGCATGCTGAGCTTCTTTGAGACCTCGACACACCCACTGACTAATTACCTTCATGCTATGCTGTAAATTCATACAGGAGGAGCCCTCCCCAATGGTTGAGTGTACGTTGAACCATACATAGAAACGCTTTTCAGAAGACATCTGTATTTAGATTtgtgtatttaattattttctcgGCCTTGTTAAGTGAAAACTTTTCTGTAAGCCCCAATCATCACAATTAAACAGAAATGACTGCTTGAAATGTATCTTTTACACTTTTTGAAAGGTACAGTATTGTAACTTTTTCATGTTATTCTATCTTACTGAGAGGGACATGCACAACGATATGAATAACCTTTGATTTCTGacacatttaaatcttttatcCCCCACAACTGTGGCGTTCGCAGGTttagataaatattttttgtgccTAGTTACTGTTACTGAGGGGCGGGGCCGGGCCGGGGTGAATTTGCCTTCTGATTGGTGCGGTAACGAGTGACGAAATCAACTCTGTGAGTTGTAGTTTAGCCAACCCTTCTGTTTACTTGAAAGGTGAGCGGGGGCGGGGCTCCCGAACTGCAACACCCACAATGCAACTCCGGCAAACTGCGCACTTGTGGGCAAATCCAAAGAGTCGAAAGCAGGTTTAGCTGAGGAAGGACATTGAATGACTTTGTCTCCGTGTGTGTTTTAGCGTGACGAAAAGTTGTGTCGAGGACAGTTCTGTAGCGGCACCCGGCGCCAATGGAGGCTCTCATACCTGTCATTAATAAGCTCCAAGATGTATTTAACACAGTCGGCGCGGATATCATTCAGCTGCCCCAGATAGTTGTCGTTGGAACCCAGGTGAGAAAGGCTAACAAGTTTTCCCAGCCTGCGTAAACTAGTTGTCGCGGCTGTTCCCGTCGCATTTGTCGCCCTGCTCGTTCTCAGCTCCAGCCAAGCAGCGTAATAAGAAGCTCAGTCGACCGTGCTCTGTAGTTTGATGCTGGATTTGATAAACCAGCTCTGGGGAGCTAAGTTAGCATTAGCTGCATAGGCTCTCCTGTCCTAACTGGTTCTGACAGTTGACACGAGCGAGCATCTCCGTTATCGCAGCCCTAAACAATAAAGCTtctgttcctcctcctcttaGCTCTGCTAGTTTAGTTAGACACGGTTCTTCCTCATGAACGATTctgctttttaactttttgagtTCACAGGGTACATCCGAAGGAAAGGAAAGGCGTTATAAATCATCGATCAGCCTAATAAGTAGCtatgtttagctttttttttttttttttttcgtagaCAAagaattgaattttttttatgtattaacTGTTATCGCTACCGTGGGTAAACATTGGAGCCTAATTGGTTTAAAGTGTCGGGTTTTGTCCAAGAGATTTAGCCTCAGCGGTCGGCTAATAGGATGTGACTGTCCCAGACAGTTTGGCCTCTGGTTGTCAGGGAGAGATAAGACACGGGGGAGGATGTTTTACATGTCTGTGTTTTGCCCTGGCCTAATAAGTGTCCTCCAAACAGCGTTAGCCTGAGACCCACAGTCTCATTGATTCTTCTCCTACAAAGTAAATAAGGCATGGGCTTCAGTAAGTTAAgcttcaaactgtttaataataCCACTGTAGTTTTAGTTCAAAAATCTACCTTAATAGTAAAAAACCTaacctgtttgtttctctttggtCCTGTCGTTTTGGAAAGAAGGTGGTTTTCTGGAACGTAACAGACATGGCTTGAATTGCCTAAACGTGTGCGTTCAAGTCAATAAGCTTGCTTAAAGAGAATTATGTTGGATGTTTACAAGGAATGTTTAAGACATGAGGACAAATTCCTCTGGATAAGCGCTCGCTGCTTCCCAGCGTTGAGTTTAGTGATGCGCCAATCAGGCTCTGACCAATGATAATGGTTGTTTATTCTTTCAGATCAGCCATGCTGGACTCTTAGGGTTGTAGCATGTAGAGGAGAACACGTGTTAATGGTTCTCTGACAGTGGTAGCAGTCTTGAAATGTACAAATTACACGATTGTTCTTACTTACGTGTCGAAGTAGgagtttttaacctttttttatgaCTGAGGTGTTTCTTTTCTAGACAGTAAATGGTGTGAATTCTTGGTTTTAATGCAAAGAGTGCTACTGAGTTATTGGGATCTGAAGTCCCCCCCGGCCAGAGTCAGAAATCGTGGAATAAACGACACCAACACAACGAAAAATATGATAGTAGAAGTAATAGATGAAGCAGCGTACAAATGAAATGTATAACTTTACTGTTTTACAGGCTTCATGTGGAAACTGTGGGTATATTTAAGCTTTTTTGAGGCCTAAATGAAGATGGTTCAGTTAAAGACATGTGAAAGCACAGCAGCCCTATATTAGCTCGTAGATTTTAGGCGACACCGACAAGCAAAGCGATGCCTttcagtacactgcaaaaacggatctaaaaataagtcaaatgttcttaaagttaatgtatttgtccttgatttgagcaggtaaataagttcttttgccaatggaatgagtattttgacccctaaaataagataattagacatcctgcacttgaaataagatgatggagatgagttgttcctattttaagtgcaaaaatcttattacattggcaaatcatgttatttatctgctcaaatcaaggacaaacacactaattttaagaacgttttacttattttaagttttgtttttgcagtataAAAATCCTTGCTGGAACGTCGTCACAAACCTGACGGAACAGTTTTGATCAACTCCACCCTGAATCTGGCTCTTTCCTGTCAAATGCGCCTTCGGTGCGAATCAGATGCCACACTAGGTGTGACCAGTCGTCACACGTGTGCTGCTCTGGATCTGCATCAAGATGCGACTGGTTTTTCCTGTTGCAGGGTGGTCCGTGTTTTCCCTGTAGCCACGTCGTTGTGACGCTGTTTTCTGGTGGTGTTTGTAACGTCCATCGCTGTTGTCTACAGAGCAGCGGGAAGAGTTCTGTTTTGGAGAGCCTGGTGGGCAGGGACATTCTACCGCGTGGTACCGGCGTCGTCACTCGCCGGCCCCTCATCCTGCAGCTTGTGCACATCGACGCGGAGGACCGCAGGAAAACCAACGAGGAGAACGGTAACGTGACAGTcatctcttcctcttttttttttcttatttccacGCTGTGGCTTTGCTGAGTGGAATTAGTCTGACATTACTTATTTAAACAGATCTTAAGAAGCTGTTATTGCAGTTCACACAGTTACATGTCTCTGATGTGCTTCTGCTTTGGTGGATTATGGCTTTTTATTTCGCTTAACAACAAGAAAGCTCTTtgaacagcctttttttttctttcgtctTTCTGTTGTTGTCTTCTTCctctgggaagtgcctcaaagcGACTCTGCATTGCTTCATCAGCATACAGATGTCGCAGATAGCCACGCTAACCATTTTGTCTCTCTTTAAACTCAGCATCCAGGAAAAATGGCCGCCTTTACAAAGGtctccttttctgttttcttcgtCTGTCTGTTTCTGTTGCACCCCCCACCTGTGAACCCAGCCCACCTGCTTAGCTCTTTGCCCTTTCTGCTTCATCCTGCCTCgtgtttttgcagctttttaaagTTGGCCCACCATGTTTGCTCCGTGCAGGTGGATCTGCGAGTAAGAAAAAGAGAGGAAGggtgtttatttcatttatttcattctgtatgtactctgtacatataaaatgacaGATAAAGTTCTCTAAGTAATTTACTTAAGATAAAAATTAATCAAttgaaatattatatatatatatatatatatatatatatatatatatatatatatatttttttttttaatttaagattCATGAATTTAACGATACCAACCTTTTTAACAAGGACAAATAACAGCATCCTTTGTGGAATTAACAGACTCCACCTTAATAGGCTTATTGTAGCCTGAATATATATACAGTTTTGGATGCATTTATTGGCAAATCTCCCactgaacttgttttttttttttgttttttgtttttaacaatgcTACCTTTTAACATAAGGAGGTCTATTCAGTGGGAAAgtgcaatattaaaaaaagtcaatttataCTTTAGATAGTCCTCAGCTGCCAATAGGACAGCGTTTGATCTTATTCCTAAACAGTTTCCATAACTGAAGCAAACAAAGAGGCGGATCTTTGTTCATTCCTCTGTTGGGTCCCCCTGGATCTTCCACGGCCCCATTCTTTCAGCTCGACAGGTTTTCCGTAGCATTTAAGTCTGGGAACACAGAGGGCCATGGAAGAAGGTTGATTTCCATCTCTGTGAAGCAGCTCTGTGTTGGCCAGATGTTTTTGATCAGAAATGTGACAACCATCGTTTAGTTTTCAGTTAGATACGTTGGTGATGCCGTTCACTCTTATCTAGGGTCCCGAGACCTTTGGATGTAAAGCCACCCACAGCAACAGCTTCATAGATCCTCCTCCAAACGTAACTTGTCGACGTATTCATCCATTGTTTTCATGCCAGACCAACCCTGGAGTGTTGCTGAAAAGCTCAAATGTATTCTTATTTGACCAAAGCCCATGTCTCGTTAGAGTTGAGCAAACTCAGTTGGTTTCACATTTGTGATGGTGAAAGGGTTCTTCCTGTCATCACACCCACAAAGCTATAGTTTCTAATGGCTGCTTTGGAGACTTGATGACTCTAGGATGGCAATTTTTCCTGCAGTTCTGAGacttttcttcctcctccttacTATCCTGCATGACTGAAAGAGAAACTAGGATCCTCGTCCATCCCAGTGGCTTGTAGTAGTAAAACCACAGCCTTTGTGTTGCATCATGTTTGTACTCCAGACATGTAaggattaataaataaaacaatcttgATCATTCGGATGAACTTAAAATTATAAATAGGAATGGCTTTAGTTTGGGATTGTTGGGGCTGCCAATAAAGGTATCCAGCAGGATACCTGTTCTGTCTTATAGAAGCCCTGTGTCTTCCCTGCCTGGCTTATTTCTCCTTTTGGCACTTTCTGCCTCTGCTCTCATTGTGTAAACTCATCAGATGTTGTGTTTTAAACCGCGCAGCCATCCgtgtttggtttagtttttcCCCACTCCACCCTTTGCTGTTGGGAGAAATCCTCCTGGGGGGGACATTTACCAGGGGACTGTTGCCATAGCAGCAGCCAAAGTTTCCATGACCACATGTGTTCTTATCTTTGTATTTCTGCAGGCATCGATGGAGAGGAATGGGGTAAATTCCTACACACCAAAAACAAGGTAGACCTCGCCAGCATTTCTCCTGGACTTCTTATGCTCTTTGTTGAAGTTTGCATTATTCGTGGCTTAATATGAACATTAGAACATTAGACTATCACATGCCTCTATTAATACACCTTAACGATTAGCTACAGGAGGGTATATTCTGAGTTTGTGCCGCATCTACAGCAGCAACATCTATAACCTGTAACGAGAGCCGCTGGGCCTTCTCAGCtgctaaaaatatatttggCTGGATGGGAAACGTCCTCCGTGGTTAAGTTCAATGAACAGTGATGTTCTCACAGCCTCCTGACTCTGATAAGAGAGATCACTGGACGCGTGTTTCAgcatcctgtttttattttgctcccTCCCTTCGTCTTTGTTAGCTAAAATAAGATGCCACTCATTCGGATGTCGCCTGATCATGCTCTCCTCACGTTGTGGGATCAAAACTCAACTTTCAGATCTATGCAGACTTCGAGGACATCAGGAAAGAAATCGAAGCGGAGACGGAAAGAATTACGGGTAACAACAAggtgtgcttaaaaaaaaaaaaaaaaacgagccgAACAAAAAGGTGAGGTGTGAAAATGTTGGCGTTTAAAGAAGTCCTGGGAAAACTTTTGCCTCTTTGTTTCAGGGTATCAGCGATGAGCCCATTCACCTGAAAATCTTCTCTCCACATGTTGTGAACCTCACGTTAGTCGACCTTCCCGGCATCACAAAAGTAAGAGCCGTTTTGGTTTTACTTCCAAAAAATCTATTGAGCGTTAAAAATCTTTAAACGGCtgtaaataatttgttttatcttACGTGTTTAGCGTTTTTGGGCcgcatttagcaaaaaaaataattttgggcCAGAAATAACTGTACATCAAGTTTCATGGAATCCTGAGTCAAATtttaaatttgacaaatttTACAATTTGGTTTAAGAAAAATAAGCAAGTGTGATTTGTATGACCAGCTGGAACATGTTAATGTTGGTCTCAGTTGTTAATTTTACTGCCTTACGGTTTGACACCTTTGTTGTTTATTCCTGTAAATAGGTACCAGTGGGAGACCAACCTAATGACATAGAGATCCAGATCAGGGAGCTAATTCTAAAATACATCGCCAACCCTAACTCCATAATCCTGGCTGTGACTGCTGCCAACACCGACATGGCAACGTCAGAGGCTCTAAAGGTGGCCCGAGAGGTTGACCCAGATGGTAAATGGCATCTTTGTCGTCTTTTCCCCTCCATGCCCCGTCTCTTTGTGGACATCTCATGATATTtcatttctgttctgtctctcctcGAGGTCGGTTAGGTTTTTCtcagctctccagagctccttatctgctaTTACCCCTGCCCCCActctcctgctatttgcttcgttttgtgtcttttgtgccatttcttcatagcaaccgaaagctctaaggcaattatggatctcgtcagctggtctctcaacactattgatcaaattttttcgactggaaagcaaaggaccggGGAGCGTGCCTGTCCCGATGGAGCTTTTTTTGTGGGATACATCTTGGACCCGTGGCAgaaatggtccacggtgtgcctctcaattctttctgttgaagatgtctacttatgcggatttacgatacttggattcctctttttttggcctcggaggatatttaatgtatcaacacCTTCAAAAGCCGCTGGCGGTCAATATGGCCTTGATGAGACGCGATCACGAGGTCgttgaatgaacaaaacggacggcttgataagctgaccgcggttgtggtccacagaggtgagatgggataaaacctggaagtgtgaacgttactagcccatcgattggattattggaatattggatcctgGAGCCAGCGGCGAAAAGACTCTAAGGCTGACAGAAAAGCTGgtgtcagcttgttctcataacaaattcaGTTTTTCAAATAGGACTCACCGCTATCAAATTCTCCCTGAGTTGTTATGACGACATCGCACAAATCCAGTACAACTGTCCCTCACTGTATGTGagggacggttgtactggaactgaattttcgattgtaatgcaaattgcagttgactaataaaattgattgattgatatgtTTCTGTGCTCTCTGTACACGTTGCCTCTGTGCTGTTTTTGTACTCATCAGTGCGCTTTTATGTTTAGGAAGGCGGACCCTCGCCGTGGTGACCAAGCTGGATCTTATGGACGCTGGCACAGACGCCATGGATGTTCTGATGGGCAGGGTCATTCCCGTCAAACTGGGTATTATTGGAGTGGTCAACAGGTATCACTGAAGCACGGTTCATTTAAAGGCAGCGACGTCAGACAATTGAGCTTCATTTTGACGTCGGCGCCTTCTGATGGCTGTTCTTGTGCATTTCTTTCAGGAGTCAGCTGGACATTAATCAAAAGAAATTGGTGGCTGATTCCATCCGTGATGAATATGCCTTCCTGCAAAAGAAGTATCCGTCTCTTGCAAACAGAAATGGAACCAAATACCTGGCCAGAACATTAAACAGGTATAAAGATAAAACATTCAATGTGGGCAACAGTATTCTATGAATTATGTGGTGGTTAAATTATCCTAAATAATCTGGATTATTATTACTGATCAAAATAGTAGGGATTTGGCCGAAGAGAGAAAgattgagggtttttttttttttttgaggagcCTTGAAAATCCTTTTAAATCTACCATTGCTGCTACAGGAAAGAAGCCCAGTGCTGTTACCATCATGCTCTGGGGCTGTTTTACGATTATTTGTAGCTGTGCAGGACTATTTCCCCAAACACGTCACAACTGGTTCTGAAGTGGATAAAGCAGCGAATAGCTAATTATGGAGTGGCTAAATTTGCTCATCCctgctgaatatatatatagactatGCTTAAAAATTGCTTTTGTGCCTGgagaaggaccaaattaaatcTGACCTCTCGTATTATCACAAAAGGAAACTAGAAGTCCAGCCAGATATATTCCACTTGCTGAAGGAGAATTTAAGTTTGATAAGTTTGAGGGATATGTTGAAGAGTGCTTTTATAATCACCGTAAATAGGAGAAAATCCCCTGTTGTTTTAATCTTGGTTGTATATTGTTATATCTAAGAAAATTTTGATTTTCATGAAAAAGTTCCATGTTGTCACTCATTTAATAAAGTGAGACTCTAATATCTGATAATATGTAGATAATATGTAGATCCATCACAGTGAAGTATCTCAAGCTttcatttcttgtaattttgctGATTATGGCTCATACTTAGCAAAAACCAAAAATTCAGCATcttagaaaattagaatattgtgtaaAGGTTCATTAGTAAGTTAGTTATTAGAAACTCGTTCCATCACACCAGATCAGCAAAACAGTCAAAGCAGCTGGAGAGGTTTTCTGAGCCTCTGAGTCTCTCAGTCTGGGTCTTTAGGCTACTAAGTCacggggaagactgctgactggaaaGATGTCCAGAAGGAGGGAAAGCCCAAAATATCCCTGCTTTCGAAGCTGCTTGTTCAGAGTTCTGCATCCAagcatattcatagaaagttaAGTGGATGAAGAAAGGGAAATATGCAACAGACAAATCTTACACATCGGCCCCATGTGTCGCGTTCCCTGGGTCTAGCCCCTCCTGAACCTGAGATGATATTAGAAGCATCTTACCCAGGCCAAGGAGAAACAAACTCGACTGTTGCTCAGTGATCCAACGCTTTTCAGGTGAAAGTGAAGTTTGCATTCAATTTGGAAAAggaggtcccagagtctggaggaagagtggagacaCAGAATCCATGTGTAGTCTagtcagtgatggttttggTTGCCATGCTatctggtgttggtccactgggttttctggaGTCCACTGTCAATGCGATCATCTACCAGAAacttttagagcacttcatgcttccttctgctgccAGGCTTTGTAGACACGCTGATTTCTGTTTCCAGCAGGATTTGCTTCTGGCTGCATCTTCTTCTTTCATTTTCCATAAGCCATAATCATTAAAATCACAGGAAATAAGGGCTTggaatatttcactctgtgtgtgagtttcactttctgagacGAGTGACCAAAATCTTTTCAAACTTCTTTACGATATTCAAAAACTTTGAGGTGTACCTGTAAGGATTCCTCCCTGAAACCATTCAAATGCCTCCTTAAAGGGATTAAATGACAGAGATGCCAACGGTGACGGTTTTTAATCTCTTCGCTGGCACTGTAGACGTACGTCTCCATTTTAAACAGGAACAGTTTGCTAAGTTACCGGCTACGCTTCCAATGGCCATACTGACTAGACCTCTGGCCTCTTTTCTCCTCCCAGGCTGTTGATGCACCACATCAGAGACTGTCTTCCCGAGCTGAAGACGAGGATCAACGTGCTGGCGGCGCAGTACCAGTCTTTGCTGAACGGCTACGGTGAGCCCGTTGAGGACAAGAGCGCCACCTTGCTGCAGCTCATCACCAAGTTCGCCGCAGAGTACTGCAACACCATAGAGGGCACGGCCAAGTACATCGAGACAGCCGAGCTGTAAGCCGCACAACTCTGAGCCGCATTCACCTCTAACTCATTGCAAATCGTTCCAGCAATCTAAACTCttcaaagttttgttttgtgatgGTTTTCTAGATGTGGCGGAGCAAGAATCTGTTACATTTTCCACGAGACGTTCGGTCGAACTTTAGAGTCTGTGGATCCTCTGGGTGGCCTGACGACCATCGACGTGCTGACTGCAATCAGAAACGCTACGGTATAATCTACATAATCTATATAATCTGTATATTCTTCGTCCGAACGGGGATCTCTAGGCCGGGTGACAGTGAGAATCTCTCCGACAGGGCCCGAGGCCCGCCCTGTTCGTGCCCGAGGTTTCGTTTGAGCTGCTGGTGAAGCGGCAGATCAAACGTCTGGAGGAGCCCAGTCTGCGTTGTGTGGAGTTGGTTCATGAAGAGATGCAGCGGATCATCCAGCACTGCAGCAATTACAGCACACAGGTGACAGCCGCTCTCATTAAACATGCACGAGCGGGCTGGGAATATACTCAAAATACTAAACTCTGACTTTTCTTTCTGCAGGAGTTATTGAGATTTCCCAAACTCCATGATGCCATAGTGGAGGTGGTCACCTCTCTGCTCAGAAGGAGACTTCCTGTCACAAATGACATGGTCAGAGAGTTGTCTGATTTAAAACCGGGAAGCAGACGGTTAGCAGCTGCAATctgatcagtttatttatttattttctttttctaattcCTCTGCAGGTTCACAACCTGGTTTCCATCGAGCTGGCCTACATCAACACCAAACACCCCGACTTTGCTGATGCCATTGGCCTCATGAACAATAATATAGATGTAAGGAGACTAGGTTGTGTTCTTCTCTCTACGGCGTTTTTTAACGCTGCTGACAGCACGGTTTTGTTAACcggactctcgccagatggattttgttccgcagagctccacacatccagctgggattgctccattggagctttatttcagaaggaggagccttatcaaaaatccttacATATGACTGGATAAACTACTTGTCCATCATCTTGGCTGACGTGCtgcttcaaccactcacatagAGGCCGAAAccattgtttccactaacaaaagccttcacagccgttctctggtgttcttttaaagagtGAATATTctgtagattggacaacactgatgaaatagcagcatcaatgttaccagtgaccagatttctctaatgaagaCCGGGGACGTCTCTGATTGTG
This genomic stretch from Fundulus heteroclitus isolate FHET01 chromosome 2, MU-UCD_Fhet_4.1, whole genome shotgun sequence harbors:
- the dnm1l gene encoding dynamin-1-like protein isoform X1; this encodes MEALIPVINKLQDVFNTVGADIIQLPQIVVVGTQSSGKSSVLESLVGRDILPRGTGVVTRRPLILQLVHIDAEDRRKTNEENASRKNGRLYKGIDGEEWGKFLHTKNKIYADFEDIRKEIEAETERITGNNKGISDEPIHLKIFSPHVVNLTLVDLPGITKVPVGDQPNDIEIQIRELILKYIANPNSIILAVTAANTDMATSEALKVAREVDPDGRRTLAVVTKLDLMDAGTDAMDVLMGRVIPVKLGIIGVVNRSQLDINQKKLVADSIRDEYAFLQKKYPSLANRNGTKYLARTLNRLLMHHIRDCLPELKTRINVLAAQYQSLLNGYGEPVEDKSATLLQLITKFAAEYCNTIEGTAKYIETAELCGGARICYIFHETFGRTLESVDPLGGLTTIDVLTAIRNATGPRPALFVPEVSFELLVKRQIKRLEEPSLRCVELVHEEMQRIIQHCSNYSTQELLRFPKLHDAIVEVVTSLLRRRLPVTNDMVHNLVSIELAYINTKHPDFADAIGLMNNNIDFLTFFQEQRRNRMKDLPPSVPRDKGAASSLQSASGVEQGDGGTGNWRGMFKKGEEGLPGDRTYPQLLPSVSPQRGHAVNLLDVPVPVSRKLSAREQRDCEVIERLIKSYFLIVRKNIQDSVPKAVMHFLVNHVKDCLQSELVGQLYKTALLNDLLIESEDMAQRRNEASDMLKALQKASQVIAEIRETHMW